A window of Brachybacterium fresconis contains these coding sequences:
- the pyrR gene encoding bifunctional pyr operon transcriptional regulator/uracil phosphoribosyltransferase PyrR — MNDQHPPATSGPEDASAAQRSRVLGADEIRRALTRIAHEILESGHGADDLVLLGIPHRGVPLAHRLAEQIIRAEGDDRPLDALAGSLDITLYRDDLRHNPTRAPSPTRIPRAGIDGRTVVLVDDVLYSGRTVRAALDALGAIGRPAAVRLAVLVDRGHRQLPIRADHVGKNLPTSRSERVQVQLAETDGTDAVDIVRPDAKATDRTDVTGGGLA; from the coding sequence ATGAACGATCAGCACCCCCCGGCGACGTCCGGCCCCGAGGACGCCTCCGCGGCGCAGCGCTCCCGAGTGCTCGGCGCGGACGAGATCCGCCGAGCCCTGACCCGCATCGCCCACGAGATCCTCGAGAGCGGCCACGGCGCCGACGACCTCGTGCTCCTGGGCATCCCGCACCGCGGCGTCCCCCTGGCCCACCGGCTCGCGGAGCAGATCATCCGTGCGGAGGGCGACGACCGTCCGCTCGACGCCCTGGCGGGCTCCCTCGACATCACCCTGTACCGCGACGACCTGCGGCACAATCCCACGCGCGCCCCGAGCCCCACCCGCATCCCGCGGGCGGGCATCGACGGCCGCACCGTGGTGCTGGTCGACGACGTGCTGTACTCCGGCCGCACCGTCCGCGCCGCCCTGGACGCCCTCGGCGCCATCGGCCGCCCGGCCGCGGTCCGGCTGGCCGTGCTCGTCGACCGCGGCCACCGGCAGCTGCCGATCCGGGCCGACCACGTCGGCAAGAACCTCCCCACCTCCCGCAGCGAGCGGGTGCAGGTCCAGCTCGCCGAGACCGACGGCACCGACGCGGTGGACATCGTCCGCCCCGACGCCAAGGCGACGGACCGGACCGACGTCACGGGCGGGGGGCTCGCATGA
- the nusB gene encoding transcription antitermination factor NusB: MTGTPDADVPATRRGTGLPLPRREGAEVEFERTVPAATDRLHRRSRDRIRALDVLFEADARELDVLDVLAERVRRTAAQSPLPQTSRELVELYAPQAQDIDEDIATHSRDWPLHRMPAVDRAILRLGSAEVLYGADETGRGAIIGEYTKIAEVLSTDDSPRFVNGLLQRLADVRGLLT; the protein is encoded by the coding sequence GTGACCGGCACTCCCGACGCCGACGTCCCGGCCACGCGACGCGGCACCGGCCTGCCCCTCCCGCGGCGGGAGGGGGCCGAGGTCGAGTTCGAGCGCACGGTGCCGGCGGCCACCGACCGCCTCCACCGACGCTCGCGCGATCGCATCCGCGCCCTCGACGTCCTCTTCGAGGCCGACGCCCGGGAGCTGGACGTGCTCGACGTCCTCGCCGAACGCGTCCGGCGCACCGCCGCCCAGAGCCCGCTGCCGCAGACCTCGCGCGAGCTGGTCGAGCTCTACGCGCCGCAGGCGCAGGACATCGACGAGGACATCGCGACCCACTCGCGGGACTGGCCCCTGCACCGGATGCCCGCCGTGGACCGTGCCATCCTCCGCCTGGGCAGCGCCGAGGTGCTGTACGGGGCCGACGAGACCGGTCGGGGAGCGATCATCGGCGAGTACACGAAGATCGCCGAGGTGCTCTCGACCGACGACTCCCCGCGCTTCGTCAACGGGCTGCTGCAGCGTCTGGCCGATGTCCGCGGTCTGCTGACCTGA
- a CDS encoding aspartate carbamoyltransferase catalytic subunit, with protein MRHFISIADLDRAEAISVLATAEHMAETQSRSIRKLPTLVGTTVVNLFFEDSTRTRISFEAAAKRLSADVINFSAKGSSVSKGESLKDTALTLQAMGADAVVVRSGSAGAAHLLAHAGWIDQPIVNAGDGAHEHPTQAMLDAFTLRRHLRPDDPGAGLDGLHVVIVGDLLHSRVARSNVLLLTLLGARVTLVAPPALVPVGADAWPCEILYDLDVALAAGPDAVMMLRVQSERMIGGGFFPTAGEYSRRYGLTTARADSLPPHAIVLHPGPMNRGFEIAGDVADSPRSVIVEQVASGVFVRMAVLYHLLATDAWEAPREI; from the coding sequence ATGAGGCACTTCATCTCCATCGCCGATCTCGATCGCGCCGAGGCCATCTCGGTGCTGGCCACGGCCGAGCACATGGCCGAGACCCAGTCCCGCTCGATCCGCAAGCTGCCCACTCTGGTGGGCACCACCGTGGTGAACCTCTTCTTCGAGGACTCCACCCGCACGCGGATCAGCTTCGAGGCCGCCGCCAAGCGGCTCTCGGCGGACGTCATCAACTTCTCCGCCAAGGGCTCGAGCGTCTCCAAGGGCGAATCCCTCAAGGACACCGCCCTGACGCTGCAGGCCATGGGGGCCGACGCCGTCGTGGTGCGCTCCGGCTCCGCGGGGGCCGCCCATCTCCTGGCCCACGCCGGGTGGATCGACCAGCCCATCGTCAACGCGGGCGACGGTGCCCATGAGCACCCCACCCAGGCGATGCTCGACGCCTTCACCCTGCGCCGCCATCTGCGCCCCGACGACCCCGGGGCGGGCCTCGACGGCCTGCACGTGGTCATCGTCGGCGACCTCCTGCACTCCCGGGTGGCGCGCTCGAACGTGCTGCTGCTGACGCTGCTCGGCGCCCGCGTGACCCTCGTCGCCCCACCCGCCCTGGTGCCGGTCGGGGCGGATGCCTGGCCCTGCGAGATCCTCTACGACCTCGACGTGGCCCTCGCGGCGGGCCCCGACGCGGTGATGATGCTGCGGGTCCAGAGCGAGCGCATGATCGGCGGCGGCTTCTTCCCCACGGCGGGGGAGTACTCCCGCCGCTACGGCCTGACCACGGCTCGGGCCGACTCCCTGCCACCGCACGCGATCGTCCTGCACCCTGGTCCCATGAACCGCGGCTTCGAGATCGCCGGCGACGTCGCGGACTCCCCGCGCAGCGTCATCGTCGAGCAGGTCGCCTCCGGGGTGTTCGTGCGCATGGCCGTGCTGTACCACCTGCTCGCCACCGACGCCTGGGAGGCGCCCCGTGAGATCTGA
- a CDS encoding MarR family transcriptional regulator, translating into MFVLSFSGAAVRASAGSDPVPALLEALGSVPLARPAERTAGPEVLAAASRAEDALDALLRAREEGPWRIGLGIGAVDRPLPGSVRELAGPAVEAAAAAVGGARTTPGVAIMVRAADERQRGTAEDAEAVLRLIGWMIRTRNRGQWQAVRALREDPAATQVQLAQRLGVTQQTVSRAVRTSGWREESAAHPLAVRLLSMIDLTSTR; encoded by the coding sequence ATGTTCGTCCTGTCCTTCTCCGGCGCCGCGGTGCGCGCCTCCGCGGGCTCCGACCCGGTGCCGGCCCTGCTGGAGGCCCTGGGATCCGTCCCGCTCGCCCGCCCCGCCGAACGCACGGCGGGGCCCGAGGTCCTGGCGGCGGCCTCCCGGGCCGAGGACGCGCTCGACGCCCTGCTGCGCGCCCGCGAGGAGGGTCCGTGGCGGATCGGCCTCGGGATCGGGGCCGTCGACCGGCCGCTGCCCGGGTCCGTCCGCGAGCTGGCGGGACCGGCGGTCGAGGCCGCCGCCGCGGCGGTGGGCGGCGCCCGGACCACCCCCGGCGTGGCGATCATGGTGCGCGCCGCCGACGAGCGCCAGCGCGGGACGGCCGAGGACGCCGAGGCGGTGCTGCGGCTGATCGGCTGGATGATCCGCACCCGCAATCGCGGTCAGTGGCAGGCGGTGCGAGCGCTGCGCGAGGATCCGGCGGCGACCCAGGTGCAGCTCGCGCAGCGGCTCGGCGTGACGCAGCAGACCGTCTCCCGGGCCGTGCGCACCAGCGGCTGGCGCGAGGAGAGCGCGGCCCATCCGCTGGCCGTGCGCCTGCTGAGCATGATCGACCTCACGTCGACCCGGTGA
- the carB gene encoding carbamoyl-phosphate synthase large subunit — protein sequence MPRRPDISSVLVIGSGPIVIGQAAEFDYSGTQACRVLREEGLRVILVNSNPATIMTDPDIADATYIEPIDPDIIRSIIAAERPDALLPTLGGQTALNAAISLARNGTLAEFGVEMIGASLEAINKAEDRQLFKEVVERVGGESARSKICHSVEDLLDGAEELGYPMVVRPSFTMGGLGSGMAYDEADLRRIGGDGLHYSPTTEVLLEESILGWKEFELELMRDRNDNCVVVCSIENVDAVGVHTGDSVTVAPALTLTDVEMQTLRDLGIAIIREVGVDTGGCNVQFATHPETGRVVVIEMNPRVSRSSALASKATGFPIAKIAARLAIGYSLDEIRNDITGTTPASFEPALDYVVVKVPRFAFEKFPAADPTLTTTMKSVGEAMALGRNFTEALGKAQRSIDVKGAAPTYEGTPPSVTEVASLLEEVRTPTDTRLVTVSRILWAAAEGVVDPAETLDRLVEATWIDRWFLDQMLLMAEIAAEVRGSEVLDAPLLALAKRHGLSDDQIGRLRGQHGDVVKGVREALGINPVFKTVDTCAAEFASATPYHYSTYDQETEIEPRERPAILILGSGPNRIGQGIEFDYSCVHAALALGDRDLPGGGYETVMVNCNPETVSTDYDIADRLYFEPLTFEDVVEVYEAEKAAGPVAGVIVQLGGQTPLGLAGRLEEAGLPIIGTSPSAIDLAEDRGHFGAVLADANLPAPPYGTAWGLQDAQDVAAEVGYPVLVRPSYVLGGRGMEIVYDQAGLVDYVSRNLPDGGRADAPILIDSFLDTAIEIDVDALFDGEELYLGGVMEHIEEAGIHSGDSACTLPPVSLSDTVLERIRTSTLGIAEGVGVRGLLNVQYALAQGILYVLEANPRASRTVPFVAKATGVPLAQAAARVMAGESIAQLRAAGLLPAHGDGADLPDDAPIAVKEAVLPFKRFRTPEGRAVDSVLGPEMRSTGEVMGLDATFPLAFAKSQLAISGQGLPSTGSVFVSVADADKRALALPVARLAALGFDILTTAGTGRVLRRSGIPCTVLRKASETGDGASVIELIETGEVALVLNTPSGSNARVDGYAIRAAATSMDVPMITTLQEFQAAVQAIEAHPVEPFEVGSLQEHTRRLVEGRAARADA from the coding sequence ATGCCCCGTCGTCCCGACATCTCCTCCGTCCTCGTCATCGGATCCGGCCCGATCGTCATCGGCCAGGCCGCCGAGTTCGACTACTCCGGCACCCAGGCCTGCCGCGTGCTGCGCGAGGAGGGCCTGCGGGTCATCCTCGTCAACTCCAACCCGGCGACGATCATGACCGATCCGGACATCGCCGATGCCACCTACATCGAGCCGATCGATCCCGACATCATCCGCTCGATCATCGCCGCCGAGCGCCCCGACGCCCTGCTGCCCACCCTCGGAGGGCAGACGGCGCTGAACGCCGCGATCTCCCTGGCCCGCAACGGCACCCTGGCGGAGTTCGGCGTCGAGATGATCGGTGCGAGCCTCGAGGCGATCAACAAGGCAGAGGACCGCCAGCTGTTCAAGGAGGTCGTCGAGCGCGTCGGCGGCGAATCGGCGCGCTCGAAGATCTGCCACAGCGTCGAGGACCTGCTGGACGGCGCCGAGGAGCTCGGCTATCCCATGGTGGTGCGCCCCAGCTTCACCATGGGCGGCCTCGGCTCGGGCATGGCCTACGACGAGGCGGACCTGCGTCGGATCGGGGGCGACGGCCTGCACTACTCGCCGACCACCGAGGTGCTCCTGGAGGAGTCCATCCTGGGCTGGAAGGAGTTCGAGCTGGAGCTGATGCGCGACCGCAATGACAACTGCGTGGTGGTCTGCTCCATCGAGAACGTCGACGCCGTCGGCGTGCACACCGGCGACTCCGTGACGGTGGCCCCGGCGCTCACCCTCACCGACGTCGAGATGCAGACCCTGCGCGACCTCGGCATCGCCATCATCCGCGAGGTCGGGGTCGACACCGGCGGCTGCAACGTGCAGTTCGCGACCCACCCCGAGACCGGACGCGTGGTCGTCATCGAGATGAACCCGCGCGTCTCCCGATCCTCCGCGCTGGCCTCGAAGGCCACCGGCTTCCCGATCGCGAAGATCGCCGCGCGGCTGGCCATCGGCTACTCGCTCGACGAGATCCGCAACGACATCACCGGCACCACGCCGGCCAGCTTCGAGCCGGCGCTGGACTACGTCGTGGTCAAGGTGCCGCGCTTCGCCTTCGAGAAGTTCCCGGCGGCGGACCCGACCCTGACCACCACCATGAAGTCCGTCGGCGAGGCGATGGCCCTGGGGCGGAACTTCACCGAGGCCCTCGGCAAGGCCCAGCGCTCGATCGACGTGAAGGGGGCCGCGCCGACCTACGAGGGCACGCCGCCGTCCGTCACCGAGGTGGCGTCGCTGCTGGAGGAGGTGCGCACGCCCACCGACACCCGTCTGGTGACCGTCTCCCGCATCCTGTGGGCCGCGGCCGAGGGCGTCGTCGATCCCGCGGAGACGCTGGATCGCCTGGTGGAAGCGACCTGGATCGACCGCTGGTTCCTCGACCAGATGCTGCTGATGGCCGAGATCGCCGCCGAGGTGCGCGGCTCCGAGGTGCTCGATGCCCCGCTGCTGGCGCTGGCCAAGCGCCACGGCCTGTCCGACGACCAGATCGGCCGCCTGCGCGGCCAGCACGGCGACGTGGTCAAGGGCGTGCGCGAGGCCCTCGGCATCAACCCGGTCTTCAAGACGGTCGACACCTGCGCCGCGGAGTTCGCCTCGGCCACCCCGTACCACTACTCGACCTACGACCAGGAGACCGAGATCGAGCCGCGCGAACGCCCCGCGATCCTGATCCTGGGATCGGGCCCGAACCGCATCGGCCAGGGCATCGAGTTCGACTACTCCTGCGTCCACGCCGCGCTCGCCCTCGGCGACCGCGATCTGCCCGGCGGCGGCTACGAGACCGTCATGGTCAACTGCAACCCCGAGACGGTCTCGACCGATTACGACATCGCCGACCGGCTCTATTTCGAGCCTCTGACCTTCGAGGACGTCGTCGAGGTGTACGAGGCGGAGAAGGCGGCGGGCCCCGTCGCCGGGGTGATCGTCCAGCTCGGCGGCCAGACCCCGCTGGGACTGGCCGGACGGCTCGAGGAGGCGGGGCTGCCGATCATCGGCACCAGCCCCTCGGCCATCGACCTCGCCGAGGACCGAGGCCACTTCGGGGCCGTCCTCGCCGACGCGAACCTCCCGGCACCGCCCTACGGCACCGCCTGGGGGCTGCAGGACGCGCAGGATGTCGCGGCGGAGGTCGGATATCCGGTGCTCGTGCGCCCCAGCTACGTGCTCGGCGGACGCGGCATGGAGATCGTCTATGACCAGGCCGGCCTGGTCGACTACGTCAGCCGCAACCTGCCCGACGGCGGCCGTGCGGACGCGCCCATCCTCATCGACAGCTTCCTGGACACCGCCATCGAGATCGACGTCGACGCCCTGTTCGACGGCGAGGAGCTCTACCTCGGGGGCGTCATGGAGCACATCGAGGAGGCCGGCATCCACTCCGGCGACTCGGCGTGCACCCTGCCGCCGGTCTCGCTGTCCGACACGGTCCTGGAGCGCATCCGCACCTCCACCCTCGGGATCGCCGAGGGCGTGGGCGTGCGCGGGCTGCTCAACGTCCAGTACGCGCTGGCCCAGGGCATCCTGTACGTCCTGGAGGCCAACCCGCGCGCCTCTCGCACGGTGCCCTTCGTCGCCAAGGCCACCGGAGTCCCGCTGGCCCAGGCCGCGGCCCGCGTGATGGCGGGGGAGTCGATCGCCCAGCTGCGCGCGGCCGGGCTGCTGCCGGCCCACGGCGACGGCGCGGACCTCCCCGACGACGCCCCGATCGCTGTCAAGGAGGCCGTGCTGCCCTTCAAGCGCTTCCGCACCCCCGAGGGGCGCGCAGTGGACTCGGTGCTCGGCCCCGAGATGCGCTCGACCGGCGAGGTGATGGGCCTGGATGCCACCTTCCCCCTGGCCTTCGCCAAGTCCCAGCTGGCGATATCCGGCCAGGGACTCCCCTCCACGGGCAGCGTGTTCGTCTCCGTCGCCGACGCCGACAAGCGCGCCCTCGCCCTGCCGGTCGCGCGTCTGGCCGCCCTCGGCTTCGACATCCTCACCACCGCCGGCACCGGGCGGGTGCTGCGCCGCTCGGGGATCCCCTGCACGGTGCTGCGCAAGGCCTCGGAGACGGGGGACGGGGCGAGCGTCATCGAGCTGATCGAGACCGGCGAGGTCGCCCTGGTGCTGAACACGCCGTCGGGCTCGAACGCGCGCGTGGACGGGTACGCCATCCGGGCGGCTGCGACCAGCATGGACGTGCCCATGATCACGACCCTGCAGGAATTCCAGGCCGCGGTGCAGGCGATCGAGGCGCATCCCGTGGAGCCCTTCGAGGTGGGCAGCCTCCAGGAGCACACCCGTCGACTCGTCGAGGGCCGCGCCGCCCGGGCGGACGCATGA
- a CDS encoding dihydroorotase — MDGGTAPGADGAAVPLLIRGGRPYGEDVMDLLLVDGRIESVGTDLEAPAGVEIVEADGCIVLPGLVDLHTHLREPGGEEAETVETGTRAAARGGFTAVHAMANTMPVADTAGVVEQVARRGESAGWCAVRPVGAVTVGLAGERLAELDAMANSRAQVRVFSDDGKCVHDPVLMRRALEYVKSFDGVIAQHAQDPRLTEGAQMHEGVVSAELGLSGWPAVAEESIIARDVLLAHHVGSRLHVCHLSTAGSVDIVRWAKQRGIAVTAEVTPHHLLLTDETVRRFDPVFKVNPPLRTAEDVEAVREGLADGTIDIVATDHAPHPRDAKDREWDQAAMGMTGLETALSLVQHTMVDPGRLTWRDVARVLSEKPAEIGRDADQGRPLAPGAPAHLLVWDPRPVRPADPAEHASRGRNSPFAGLDLPGTNRLTVLAGRATVRDGVVVVR, encoded by the coding sequence GTGGATGGCGGGACCGCACCCGGCGCGGACGGCGCAGCCGTCCCCCTGCTGATCCGCGGCGGCCGCCCCTACGGCGAGGACGTGATGGACCTGCTCCTGGTCGACGGACGCATCGAGTCCGTCGGCACCGACCTCGAGGCGCCTGCCGGCGTCGAGATCGTCGAGGCCGACGGCTGCATCGTGCTGCCCGGCCTGGTGGACCTCCACACCCACCTGCGCGAACCCGGCGGGGAGGAGGCCGAGACGGTCGAGACCGGCACCCGTGCCGCCGCCCGCGGGGGCTTCACCGCGGTGCACGCGATGGCCAACACGATGCCCGTGGCCGACACCGCCGGCGTCGTCGAGCAGGTCGCGCGCCGCGGGGAGAGCGCCGGCTGGTGCGCCGTCCGGCCCGTCGGCGCCGTGACGGTGGGCCTGGCGGGCGAGCGCCTCGCCGAACTGGACGCGATGGCCAACTCCCGCGCCCAGGTCCGCGTGTTCAGCGACGACGGCAAGTGCGTGCACGACCCGGTGCTGATGCGCCGCGCCCTGGAATACGTGAAGTCCTTCGACGGGGTCATCGCCCAGCACGCCCAGGACCCGCGACTGACCGAGGGCGCCCAGATGCACGAGGGCGTCGTCTCCGCCGAGCTGGGGCTGTCCGGCTGGCCGGCGGTCGCCGAGGAGTCGATCATCGCCCGCGACGTGCTGCTGGCCCACCACGTCGGCTCCCGTCTGCACGTGTGCCACCTGTCCACCGCCGGCAGCGTCGACATCGTGCGCTGGGCCAAGCAGCGCGGCATCGCGGTCACGGCCGAGGTCACCCCGCACCACCTGCTGCTGACCGACGAGACGGTGCGCCGCTTCGACCCGGTGTTCAAGGTGAACCCGCCCCTGCGCACCGCCGAGGACGTCGAGGCGGTCCGCGAGGGTCTCGCCGACGGCACCATCGACATCGTCGCCACCGACCACGCGCCCCATCCCCGTGATGCCAAGGACCGCGAATGGGACCAGGCCGCGATGGGCATGACCGGTCTCGAGACCGCTCTCTCGCTCGTCCAGCACACCATGGTCGATCCCGGCCGGCTGACCTGGCGGGACGTCGCCCGGGTGCTGTCCGAGAAGCCCGCGGAGATCGGGCGCGATGCGGACCAGGGACGCCCGCTCGCCCCCGGCGCCCCCGCACACCTGCTGGTGTGGGACCCGCGCCCGGTGCGGCCCGCCGACCCCGCCGAGCACGCCTCCCGCGGTCGCAACTCGCCGTTCGCCGGTCTCGACCTGCCCGGGACGAACCGTCTGACCGTCCTCGCCGGCCGCGCCACCGTGCGCGACGGCGTCGTGGTGGTCCGCTGA
- the carA gene encoding glutamine-hydrolyzing carbamoyl-phosphate synthase small subunit → MTASAPPPSSTSASSPRPRTSRARAERALLVLEDGTVLRGSAYGARGSRLGEVVFTTGMTGYQETLSDPSYAGQIVVQTAPHIGNTGANAQDMESRKLWVRGYAVRDASRIVSSYRAEQSLDDLLASSDVVGISDIDTRMLTRILREVGSMRGGIFSGAALEASEQELLETVREQPTMSGASFVEEVTIAQPVVLEPEGEAIGTVAAVDLGIKGASPRSMLSRGLRVHLLPATSTLDELLATRPDAVFFSNGPGDPAAADAQVDLLRGVLDADLPFFGICFGNQLLGRALGFDTYKLKFGHRGINQPVLDRETGKVEITAHNHGFAVDVPLQGEHVAPHQGGRYGRVVVTHVGLNDDVVEGIRCLDRPAYSVQYHPEAAGGPHDASYLFDRLADLVAGRRGGSADSAGPAGSSGLPGSAADTLPSSQKES, encoded by the coding sequence ATGACCGCCTCTGCCCCGCCCCCGTCCTCGACGTCGGCATCCTCCCCCCGCCCCCGGACCTCCCGCGCCCGAGCCGAGCGGGCGCTGCTGGTCCTCGAGGACGGCACCGTCCTGCGCGGCTCCGCCTACGGCGCCCGCGGTTCCCGTCTGGGCGAGGTCGTCTTCACCACCGGCATGACCGGGTACCAGGAGACCCTCTCCGACCCCTCCTACGCCGGGCAGATCGTGGTGCAGACCGCGCCGCACATCGGCAACACCGGGGCGAACGCCCAGGACATGGAGTCCCGGAAGCTCTGGGTGCGCGGATACGCCGTGCGCGATGCCAGCCGCATCGTCTCCAGCTACCGCGCCGAGCAGTCCCTCGACGACCTGCTGGCGAGCAGCGACGTCGTCGGCATCAGCGACATCGACACCCGGATGCTCACCCGCATCCTGCGCGAGGTCGGCTCGATGCGCGGCGGCATCTTCTCCGGGGCGGCTCTGGAGGCCTCCGAGCAGGAGCTGCTCGAGACGGTGCGCGAGCAGCCCACGATGAGCGGCGCGAGCTTCGTCGAGGAGGTGACCATCGCCCAGCCCGTCGTCCTGGAGCCCGAGGGGGAGGCGATCGGCACCGTCGCCGCGGTCGACCTCGGCATCAAGGGCGCCTCGCCGCGCAGCATGCTCTCCCGCGGCCTGCGGGTCCACCTGCTGCCGGCGACCTCCACCCTGGACGAGCTGCTCGCCACCCGTCCCGACGCCGTGTTCTTCTCCAACGGCCCCGGCGACCCCGCCGCGGCGGACGCCCAGGTCGACCTGCTGCGCGGCGTCCTGGACGCGGATCTGCCCTTCTTCGGCATCTGCTTCGGCAATCAGCTGCTGGGGCGGGCGCTCGGCTTCGACACCTACAAGCTGAAGTTCGGCCACCGCGGCATCAACCAGCCCGTGCTGGACCGCGAGACCGGGAAGGTCGAGATCACCGCCCACAACCACGGCTTCGCCGTCGACGTCCCGCTCCAGGGCGAGCACGTCGCCCCGCACCAGGGCGGCCGCTACGGCCGGGTCGTCGTCACCCACGTCGGTCTCAACGACGACGTCGTCGAGGGCATCCGGTGCCTGGATCGTCCCGCCTACTCCGTCCAGTACCACCCCGAGGCGGCCGGTGGACCGCACGACGCCTCCTACCTCTTCGATCGACTCGCGGACCTCGTGGCGGGGCGACGCGGCGGCTCCGCCGACTCCGCCGGCCCCGCCGGCTCCTCCGGCCTCCCCGGCTCCGCCGCCGACACCCTCCCGTCCTCGCAGAAGGAGTCCTGA
- the efp gene encoding elongation factor P: MATTNDLKNGMVLVLDKQLWSVVEFQHVKPGKGPAFVRTKLKNVMSGKGVDKTFNAGTKVETATVDRRDMQYLYNDGTDFVFMDASDYEQISLPPETVGDAKDFMTENQDVVVAFHEDAPLFVELPANVVLTVATTEPGLQGDRSSGGTKPATLETGREIQVPLFLNEGDQVKVSTATGEYKERA, translated from the coding sequence ATGGCGACGACGAACGATCTGAAGAACGGGATGGTCCTCGTTCTGGACAAGCAGCTGTGGAGCGTGGTCGAGTTCCAGCACGTCAAGCCCGGCAAGGGCCCCGCCTTCGTGCGCACCAAGCTGAAGAACGTGATGTCCGGCAAGGGCGTCGACAAGACGTTCAACGCGGGCACGAAGGTCGAGACCGCGACCGTCGACCGACGCGACATGCAGTACCTCTACAACGACGGCACCGACTTCGTCTTCATGGATGCCTCCGACTACGAGCAGATCAGCCTTCCGCCGGAGACCGTCGGCGACGCCAAGGACTTCATGACGGAGAACCAGGACGTCGTCGTCGCCTTCCACGAGGACGCACCGCTGTTCGTCGAACTGCCCGCGAACGTCGTGCTCACCGTGGCGACGACGGAGCCGGGCCTGCAGGGCGACCGCTCCAGCGGCGGGACCAAGCCCGCGACCCTGGAGACCGGGCGTGAGATCCAGGTGCCCCTGTTCCTGAACGAGGGCGACCAGGTCAAGGTCAGCACGGCCACCGGCGAGTACAAGGAACGAGCCTGA